TCTTCCACTGTTGAGTGTAACGAAGAAAAGCAACCTGGAAAAAAATTATCAGGAGTAAAATCAGAATCGTCTTtggaaatagaaaatattagatGGGAGATTTCTAATCCTTATCCTATTATAGTCCTAACATACAAATAAGAATCACTGAGATAATACAGATAGATTATTTCTCTTCCTTTAGTTAAACTGAGTTCATCTCTAGATATCATATGCATgaaatgaaattgtaagtttTTATCTGGATTTACATGGATGTTGACACCAATTTCAGTCCAGAATTTTTCTTCCTCTTATACTTGCTTGCAACTGCAAGAAGCTCAAAACTTTCACCTCTAAAATCCATGAAGATATCTTCATTGAAATCTCAAACCTCTATGCAACTTAACATTGTCGTTTGAAGATGGAAAAAGTCATAAAAACAGTTTCAGAGCAATGGAATATCATACTAATATTGTTCCCAATAATAAGCTATAGATACAAGAGATAATAACAAATCCCTTAAAAGGCGAATAAAGAGCAAACAGGAACTTATATATTATGGATATCATATTCAACTTGAACTTCATTCATACCTCACTTTCAGTTAAAGGGCGGTCAGCAGAAATGacaaaaagaagcaaatctGCACGAGGCACAAACTCCTCAGTCAGGCGCTGTTGCCTTTGGAGAATGACATTGGTCCCTGGTGTATCAACAATATTCATCTGTTTGAAAGGTAAGATATTAGATACTTTAGTTGCACCACATGAAGCAGCTACCATGAAGTGGTATACCTCTAATTTAAAAGGTATAAAGGTAAGATATTAGATACTTTAGTTGCATCGCATCAAGCAGCTATCATGGAGTGGTATATCTCTAATTTAAAAGGTATGCCTTAAACGAAATTAGCAAAGATAGTAGAtgtttttatctattttgGTTTCACAATTTTACTTGAAATCAGGGAttgaaaagatttaaattcGAATCGGAGTACACATgagatcaaattaaattactcACTTCATTAAGAATTGGAGCAGGGAGGTAGCATACATATTGACCATCTGGATGTCTTTCACATCGTTGTGGCTCTTCAGAATTATACTGAGAATAGCGTAAGAAAGTGATCTCGTTGGTTGTAGGAACAACACCCTCTTTAAGGTATCTTTCCCCAAGAAGTGCATTAATAACAGTTGATTTACCGGAATTAAATTCACCCTGGTTCAAAGTTAAATAGTCACAGAAAGGTGTGAGGAAAATTATCTTTCACAGTATTTTCATAAAGTTAATGGCATGAATATCTATCAAATTTCTGTAAGTATAAAAACTTTTCACTATAAGATTTGAATATTCATAGCAGATCAAGTtgcttaaaagaaatatacaaGCAATAGAAACTAAGggaagaaaaacaagaaacaaTAACAATCAATGTCAATGTCTTTCCCAACAGGAGTTTCAGCACTTATTAGCACCCAATGACACTTGGCTGAATCCAAATAGCAGCAAGAATAAAGGAAACAAGTCCAAGAACAGGATCCTTAAAAGAGTAGGGAAGTCAAGAATCAAGATGGCCTGAGACTTGACTGAACTTTCAGACAGTTACAAACTAATGTAACCAGAAATTGTAAAGGCCAAAATATGAAtgtttaatcaaattatttataaaatttctaaccAAATAGCAATTTATGAGCATGTTAACTCATGCTCATATCCAAGGCATAAATACGAGAGAACAATCAAGTTAGCTGAGAATAGAGTATCAGCATATACAACAGCAAGTGAATGGACAAACTTACTACAGAAGTATTTTAGTCCAAAATTTGTTCAATGAAAAATGaacaattattattgatgGGTCACTTTTCTAACTCTTTTAAAGTAAACAAAAAAggatttatttgaaatttagagCTAATACCCATGTATATCCTTGGAACCAGAATTTGTTGAGGTTCAGCACACAATTACCACTATAGCCAGTAAAAATGGCTCATCAATTTGAGAAACCGCATCAATTAGAAGTGAGACCTCCTCCATCTGTCAATCAAAAACAGTAACTGATTCAGGCATAAAGAGGcaacaaaaaaattgataaattatagaactttttttataaacaaacTCAAAAACCAACTCGCTAGATTAATCACCTGAGGAGCAGCTTTCTGAATAACATTAATAGCTTGAAGTAATACCGATCTCTCAGTTTCTATGAGCTGTTTTTCCCTATCCTCCACATTAACAAAGCCAGCCACCCTCTTTTTCCCATGAACATCATTTCCTATATCCAATGATTTATGCTTATTGAAGCTTTCAAGCCCATTCTCTGATTTGTTCTCCATTGCACTCAGGGTGTAAAATACTTGGCTCAAAAACTCATCGCTAAATAGCCTCAAATCTTCCAACGACATAACTAAACCACCAGCACCAGATTTCAGCAATTCAGATGCCTCCATAACTGACATGGCTGGTCTACGTGAGCCGTGAATAATAAAGATTGGTATTTTCACATCAGCAAATCCAGAGTATATTTTAAGATCAAAATGTTCCTCCTGCTCAGGactatatataagaaaatcagCACCTTCAGAGTTAGACGCATCTAGAGCAGCCGTAGGAGACTGCACATTTCTGCCCACCAATGGGAGAAGTATGGATTCAGATTTGGAATCCCTCATCATGTTTCTTGCCACAATGGAAGGAAGACCTGTAAGAGTAAAAGAAACTCGTCACCTTCCATGTCCAAGAGTTACTAGTATGAAATCAGAATGAAACCATAGAGCATAATGAAAATAGTCGATAACCAATATATGTAAATGCATTTAGGGACTTgggattataaaatttatcacaAAAATATTCACAACGGTACTTTTTGAACAGAAGCTAATGAAAGATTGTGCACAATATGTCAACTAATTAAAAGAAGTCATTAACCGATTAACATAGGAAACTCATATAGATATACTTCGATGTCCAAATCGAACAAGGTCAATTTAACCTACATTACATAATACTCGAACATTTACTTTGACCAACTCTATTAACTACGTAACTAAAGTGTAAAGATCTAAGCTTTTCAATTCTAAAACTGAGCATACAGGATTTGCTATCAAAACGTAAGAATTTTAACAGATTCATTGCATAATAAGTTcatattttaagataattagATATGATTTTGGcataaaataagttaaatccatattaataataataataaagatacTTTTTGTACATGAAATCAAAATTGaacataataataagaaagagagtttaaatatttgaaacaGAGACCTTGGTCAGAGAGAACAACGCCGCTAGCATTAACAGCAGCAGCAATATCGACGCGCTcaccaatcaaaaaataaacacGATCCTTAACAACAGACTTCAACAAGCAAGCAGCCTCATAAAGAGTCTTGCCAGTGACGTCAGCACCATTAAGGACAACGATACCGACCCATTTAGAAAGCGCCTTATCAAGAAAATCCAATGCACCGTCACGCAACACGTCATCAGGGTAAAGCTGGAGAACAATGCTGGGCACCTTAATCTCGGGACGCTTATAACCGCCAGGAAAAAGGGTTCTCGGCGACTGCTGGGATTGCTGAGTAGGCAAGCTCTGATTGATGGACTGGTGAAAAGGGTTGTTAGGGAGAGAGAGAATAGGGAAACGGTGGGTGCGGAGAGGAGAGGATTTGAAAGGAGAGAAGAAGGGGAATGAAAGGGATAAGGAAAGAGAAGGAGAGGTGGTGTTGAGGGAGAGGAAAGGTATCATTGTGATTAgtgagaagaagaagaagcgaGCGAGTTTGTGGGAATGGTAGAGTTGTTATCATATAATCTTATCCTTTTGGTTTTGTggggaaggaaagaaaagcaaaGGTGTGATTATGGAGAGATTGATTTTACAGCTGCGATACTGTGCGGACccaattttctctcttttaaaTTCTACAACTGCCActcaaaaagcaaaaaatcaTGTTATATTAAATTGTAAGTCTAGAGTAGTGCcactctttttcttctttttggtAATAGCCTGGCTTAGAATCTTTACTTACAGAGTGAAATCTCAGTAGAAAACCAACAAAAATCCATTCCATTACCATCCCCACTGCAGAGTTGTCAAAGGAAAAGATTGAGTAAAAGAGTAAAAGCTTTAAGATCTCTAATCTTAACCATTTAAACTGAATTTGTCGGAATTACAATGGAGCAACATCCCTGCAGTCGCAGCCACCTCCGTGTTATATGTATGTGCTGCGAATAAGAAGAATTTGTTGCTggttatcatttttattttaggtgaattatgcttttatttttctttcattactTTGTCCGACTGGATTACTTTTGCCCAATCAACATTTCCATATCATCAAATCAGTCAAACGCAGTAATCTGTACCAAAAGTTTCAATTAAGATATTTATACTTAAATGCATTAATTTGAAAGATGTTAATtacttttgtaaaatttatggatttataaataattttcagaTGTATTGCTTAAATAttgataagtttttattaatttttttacatactatgacttttctatttttctattatttaaaaataaaattaattattatgttgttttttttatatgaataatCATTATACTCTTAAAATGTTTccaatagttttttttttattttaaataatatattttgtttaatacaaatatttttattatatttaaatataaatagtagaaaactttatttgaaatcaatggtatatttattttttctttattttattttattcagcatatattaatattttaatttttcctttcttttcctcgaaagagaaagataagttatttttaaagaaacaatGTCAAAAgtattagattattaaatagtaaaatatatagaaacttgtatgtattaattataataagaataaatattaaaattttgtaaataattattcaGCAAATtcactttttatattatatttttttaaaaagtgtgttagaatcttattttattgaatgactttgtataataaaaatgtttaACTTATACAAAAAgtcttttgaaaatatttttattattttttaattttttatattatattaaatattattctatgTAATGTTATCTATAACTTGATacaaacatattttatttattgttgtgTTAAAGCTagattctatttaaatttctagctcataatataaatattatttttttgtcaacaataatatattttttttaaaaaaattataatacaagTTATCTCAAATCAAACTATCAAATTCATATCGTATtcgttattttttattcattacgTGATTGATAAATTCTTAAACTAACATCAATCATccttatcaataaaaataattattaaaatgattttcttACCAAAACATAAAAATCTTATGATGAAGTTGTTTACTTAAAATAATCTTCAAAAATCATTAGACTcttcattcaaaattaatatttttatttgaacctattttaaaattaaataaaaaattattgattaattatttctcttttttatttataagttaaaaaaatattattaatgaataagttttagtttttaaatttcaaccaatcttttattttatttaaagtgagaatatattgaaaaagatgatgataataatataaaagaaattgaaaagagaaaaagaaaaagagttaagagaatatattaaaaaatatatattaaaattttgaaagaaaataaaaaaaatgttttgagattttatatttatattactgCACAAAAAATCATTGAAAGTAAACATAAGTTCATATTATGGAAAATCAATAACTTTTAATACTGATtcaattttatagtttaaaataattgtaattgaatatcttgattttatatatcttttttcaaaatcaatacTAAATACCtaatgattttaataaattttttaaaattattattaaatatatggtGACTTTTCAATCACATCAAAACCTTTAGCTGTCTTAATCCAGTACAACCTACGATATGCTTAATtgcataaaaaaaatctatacaACAAAAGAGGGGCGATTAATTCCtattaatttcaaaagaaaaaccattattatgtaaatcaaattattttaaaagagtaACGCAATTGTTGAAGAACCCAAACCGTTGAATAATAGATGACCCACACGCAATTGCCTCTTGAAAGTTGAAACCTTTCCTCTCCCACTCCCACTTCTCACTCTCACTCTCGCTCTCGCTCTATCTTCTCTATGTTTTTGAAGAGGGTTCCGATCAAAATACCAAAAAATGGGCAGGAAAGCTTCGAGGCTCGCAGAGAAGTCACAGAAGGCAAGAGACATTAATCctttccctctctctctctctctctctctctctctctctctctctacattcaaattgtattattttagtttataagACCATGATCATTTTCGAGTTTTCATGCATAACTttttgaagaaaaacaaataaccttgtgaagaaaaacaaataactTCTTGGAGAGAAACAAAGAGCGGCTGGCTTTTTTGTGTGTATTTAAGTCTTAGTTTTTACTGCCATGGCTATGGTTTGCATGCATGTCTAATTTGGTGAATTAAAAGATGTAACTTTCATTTTAGTAGATTCAAAGTATGAGTCTTTTGTTTGGGGATTGAGCTTTTCGGAAAGGTATAACTTGTAATGAGGTTAAAGATCTCTATTGGTGGATTTAAAAGGTTCCACCTTTTGCTTTTGGTTGATCGTTGTCATGAATAATCATCATTTGGGGGTGCTGATTCCCTTATATGTAGTTCAGATGCTGCTTTAATAGATACATGTGGTCTCTCCTAGTGTATAATGAAGATATATGACAATGCGAAACATCCTTTCTGGAAGGAAAGATTGTATATTAAGGCATAACTAGTTCATAACACTGATAAGGACAAAATTAATGGAAGCTATAGATTGTTAAACTGCGGAGAATAAGTGATGATTGTGTTGTGTTGGTTGCACACTGGTTTTGGGGAATGTAGGTGTTTGTATGTGTGTTTGGACTCCttttttcttgctttgttTACTAAGCACTATCTGATACACAAAAATCTCATGGTGGAACATGAAGTGACTAAATGTAGCCTGTTATTGTAATTGAAGCATGAGAGCATGAATCCCTCTGTTGATGGCTCGGAAGTGGAGCCTGAAAGCAATAATGCCTCAGAAAAAGCAGACATACAAACTGAGAGCCCAAATCCTACCTTGGAGAGGGTGGAACCATCACAAGCAAATTCCAAAACATATATTAGGAAGATGGTACTGAAGAAAGCCCCTACTGCAGTTAGGCGATCTGGACGTCTGCAAAACACAGTTTTGACTACAGAGAACCAGGATATTGAGCGTATTTTTGAAGAGATAACTGTTAGCGAAAGTGAGAAAGAAGATGAACCAGCAGATGGAGAACTGCCAGAGCATGTGCCTCCTTCAGAGGAAAAAACCGTTTATGAAAAAGTTGACTATATTGTACAACTTCTGGAGGCACAAAAGATGACTATGGATGAACTGACTTCTAGGGTACCAAATTCTTTCGTATAATTAGCTCTTTATGTTTCCATCTTTACAATTTGAATAGcccatataaaaaaaaacaagaacgAAAAAATGAAACAGCTTGTAATGTTGAATATAAAAAGACTGGTGAACTTCATGGCAGGCAACTGGGAAATCATCCTCTGGTGAAAGCTCTGGTCTGGCAGATGTCACATACAAAGGCTTGTATATTGATTCCCAAAAGAAGGTAAAATTTTGTTTATCAGTAATTAGCATTTCGTTCCATGTTTAGTTTTTAATCATTTAGAGTTACTgcaatttaattctttaatctATCTTTTTTCCATTTGTAGGTTGAAGCTTTAATGGCGGAAAATTATAAGCTTAACAAGCTGTTGGAAAATGCTCTTGGCAAAATTGAAGTTGTATGTTTTCTGCTCTTCTATATTTAAGAGATCTCTCCCTTCTCTCTGTTTATGGAACTTGATTGCTATTGCcgttattttagaaataactAATATTACCAGAAAGCATAACTGTAATTTTTTGTTAACTAGTTTTTATAACTCAAGTAAccttttgattttcaattATCAAATCTTTCTAACCTTCtaactttttaattctaactttgatgttttcttaaatgcatttcaagttttttattttcttgtatgtTATCAAAGTCCTCATATAACTAGGCATAATAAGTTGACATGCTTTGAACCTTTTGTAGtatgagaaaggaaatcacATCAGTTCCGATGTGTTGGAGAAGTTGAAAGATATTTTCTTGTGCTCTAGTCTGACTAGAGCCACTGAAGCAGCTCTAATGTCTGGAGCAATACGAGGCCCTGCTGAAAATGGTCTCGAGTGCAGGAGTTCTAAGAAAAAGAGACTCGATtaagaaacataaaagaatGGAGATTTACTTTTTGCTGATGAATCATGTTAGAAATAGTTGCCTGTTATGCCCATAACTTAACTACTGATAAGAGTACCAAACCGATCACATTTTGTGCAACCGCCTGATGGGATCATGTCATGTCTCTTTTGGTTAAATTTTAGTGAGCAATGGTTTTTCTTCTAGTGTAAATCGGTTCTGTTGAGCTCTTTTCTTGGTCAAGAATATGCAGAATGAAATTCAGAAAGAATGAGATCGGAAGAGCAAAAATGTCATTTACTTTTGTATTCTGATAATATTCTTGTAGAAACTGTATGCTCCACTGTTGAGGCAAGACATCCTTCACATATTGTTACCCCAAGTTAAAACCCAAATGAATGCATAAAGCAAAATGTCTAGTCTCCTGCTCTTTTATGTTTTGACagagaaagtaaaagaaaatctacAGTTCCAAGGAACTGCAGACATGGTGCCAATGCCATGGCTGTCTTTAATTAGTGCTGCAACTGCCTATTTATGTTCATTTCATGAAAACACAGTTCAAGAAGCCAAAAGTATTTGTGCCTGGCGTATGCAGATTGTCTTTATCATCCACATTGTCTTCCCCTTCCTTCAGGAGAGGTAATAGAGAAGAAAAGTCTAAGCAAGGGCCTATTAGAAAGGGAgattttctttcatatataaacaaacaaaataagtGAGATATTGTtggtaataataaaattctgTTCGCCCCAtgaaaatgtaaaaatattttctgaCTTTTCCAAAGctgattaataaaattcttacaGCTTTTTTCAACTTATGGCATGGACCAAGTTGTCAAAACTGGTCATCCAACAGAACGAAAGCTGAGATTAAACAACCGTTAATACGGATTTTGAAACCAAATTTGATGACAAATTCCTGAGCAAAATTAGCAGAAAAGGATCCTTGGGTTTGTTGTTGCCAAGCATCTTTGTGGCAGTTTTGACTTTTGAGGTTCTTATGAATTTGTCTCCTGCAATGATTTACCAAATTTTCTCTCCCTTAGTAAGGACCTCAAGTATTTTTCATCTCCATCATATCATAATTCTTAAAAACTGCCAATCTGGAGTTTCCTTCATTCTTCTATCGGAAAGGATTTTAGGCTTATCAATCATAATTTACAGAGGTCAGTTCAATTACTTAAAGCTACGGTTAAATGCAATCGGCAGTCGAAGAATATGATAAAGTATTTTACATGTGCTATAGCCGGCCATTACTGACCTAACTCCGCTGCGAGGAAGAAAATTATCCATGCAAGCGTCCGGTGCACATAAATAAGCATTTTGATAGAAGAATATCATAGCACCTGTTTCTGTACTATAATAGTAGTCAGCAAAACAACGCCTAAGGCTCCCCagttttgtatatatatacatacatacatattgAACCagcttctaattttttttaagttctaacaagaaaaattagaaaaagaaaaatcaaagccCGATCTGGAAAAAGCTGTACCGAATTCAACGTCGGTCGCTTTTAAATTTAGTCTAACACTCAAGAGTAGATTAAGCCAATAAGAATTGACGAAAACCAATggtttaaaagaaaatcttcaCAAGAAACTTCACGCATGGAAAGTAAAAAGTGGTGCAAGCATAGAGGCATATTTTAAATGATTGAAGACCCATTCAGTCCAAAATGACAGCGCGAACAGTCCtaggaataaaatatttcaaaggCACTCCCCCAACTCAGTTTTTC
The Ricinus communis isolate WT05 ecotype wild-type chromosome 1, ASM1957865v1, whole genome shotgun sequence DNA segment above includes these coding regions:
- the LOC8272048 gene encoding probable transmembrane GTPase FZO-like, chloroplastic isoform X2 gives rise to the protein MIPFLSLNTTSPSLSLSLSFPFFSPFKSSPLRTHRFPILSLPNNPFHQSINQSLPTQQSQQSPRTLFPGGYKRPEIKVPSIVLQLYPDDVLRDGALDFLDKALSKWVGIVVLNGADVTGKTLYEAACLLKSVVKDRVYFLIGERVDIAAAVNASGVVLSDQGLPSIVARNMMRDSKSESILLPLVGRNVQSPTAALDASNSEGADFLIYSPEQEEHFDLKIYSGFADVKIPIFIIHGSRRPAMSVMEASELLKSGAGGLVMSLEDLRLFSDEFLSQVFYTLSAMENKSENGLESFNKHKSLDIGNDVHGKKRVAGFVNVEDREKQLIETERSVLLQAINVIQKAAPQMEEVSLLIDAVSQIDEPFLLAIVGEFNSGKSTVINALLGERYLKEGVVPTTNEITFLRYSQYNSEEPQRCERHPDGQYVCYLPAPILNEMNIVDTPGTNVILQRQQRLTEEFVPRADLLLFVISADRPLTESEVAFLRYTQQWKKKVVFVLNKSDLYQNASELEEAKSFIKENTRKLLNTESVILYPVSARSALEAKLSASSDSERDYTESLNSESHWKTSSFDEFEKFLYSFLDGSTETGMERMKLKLETPIAIANCIISSCEAFVKQETQYAEQDLATVSDIVDSVKDYTLKMEKDSISWRKKALSKIETTKSRVLELIESTLQISNLDLATSYLLKGEKSTMTPTSLRVQHDIIGPAVSDVQKLLEEYALWLKSNSAHELKLYKEAFEKRWPSIINPDSRMHSETYELLEKADDLGLKAIQNFSTAAASKLFEQEIREVVYSNFKFPIP
- the LOC8272048 gene encoding probable transmembrane GTPase FZO-like, chloroplastic isoform X1: MIPFLSLNTTSPSLSLSLSFPFFSPFKSSPLRTHRFPILSLPNNPFHQSINQSLPTQQSQQSPRTLFPGGYKRPEIKVPSIVLQLYPDDVLRDGALDFLDKALSKWVGIVVLNGADVTGKTLYEAACLLKSVVKDRVYFLIGERVDIAAAVNASGVVLSDQGLPSIVARNMMRDSKSESILLPLVGRNVQSPTAALDASNSEGADFLIYSPEQEEHFDLKIYSGFADVKIPIFIIHGSRRPAMSVMEASELLKSGAGGLVMSLEDLRLFSDEFLSQVFYTLSAMENKSENGLESFNKHKSLDIGNDVHGKKRVAGFVNVEDREKQLIETERSVLLQAINVIQKAAPQMEEVSLLIDAVSQIDEPFLLAIVGEFNSGKSTVINALLGERYLKEGVVPTTNEITFLRYSQYNSEEPQRCERHPDGQYVCYLPAPILNEMNIVDTPGTNVILQRQQRLTEEFVPRADLLLFVISADRPLTESEVAFLRYTQQWKKKVVFVLNKSDLYQNASELEEAKSFIKENTRKLLNTESVILYPVSARSALEAKLSASSDSERDYTESLNSESHWKTSSFDEFEKFLYSFLDGSTETGMERMKLKLETPIAIANCIISSCEAFVKQETQYAEQDLATVSDIVDSVKDYTLKMEKDSISWRKKALSKIETTKSRVLELIESTLQISNLDLATSYLLKGEKSTMTPTSLRVQHDIIGPAVSDVQKLLEEYALWLKSNSAHELKLYKEAFEKRWPSIINPDSRMHSETYELLEKADDLGLKAIQNFSTAAASKLFEQEIREVYLGTFGGLGAAGLSASLLTSVLPTTLEDLLALGLCSAGGFIAISSFPYRKQEMVDKVRRIADGLMREVEEAMQKDLLETLVNLDNFLKIISKPYQDAAQQRLDDLLNIQNELSEMEEKIRTLQVEIQNLHLS
- the LOC8272047 gene encoding uncharacterized protein LOC8272047, which gives rise to MGRKASRLAEKSQKHESMNPSVDGSEVEPESNNASEKADIQTESPNPTLERVEPSQANSKTYIRKMVLKKAPTAVRRSGRLQNTVLTTENQDIERIFEEITVSESEKEDEPADGELPEHVPPSEEKTVYEKVDYIVQLLEAQKMTMDELTSRATGKSSSGESSGLADVTYKGLYIDSQKKVEALMAENYKLNKLLENALGKIEVYEKGNHISSDVLEKLKDIFLCSSLTRATEAALMSGAIRGPAENGLECRSSKKKRLD